In Rhizobium sp. ZPR4, a genomic segment contains:
- a CDS encoding ABC transporter ATP-binding protein, with protein MSDIIRLDNLTVTYERHPAVHHISGGFAAGSLTAIAGPNGAGKSTLLKAIVGELRPAEGSIDRGALSRNDFGYLPQAADINRRFPISVADTVMLGAWKNAGAFGQFSRKDAKRAHEALGIVGLSGFENRHIGALSAGQFQRVLFARLLLQDAHVILLDEPFTAIDQRTTRDLLDLVLRWNREGRTVIAVLHDFEQVRSYFPETLLIARELVGWGRTEDVMSATNLIKARAMAERWDEEAGACLPEDEHDKGELVKREPAE; from the coding sequence ATGAGCGATATCATCCGCCTCGACAATCTCACCGTCACCTATGAGCGTCATCCGGCCGTGCACCATATCTCGGGCGGCTTTGCTGCCGGCAGCCTGACGGCGATTGCCGGGCCGAACGGAGCGGGAAAATCGACCTTGCTCAAGGCAATCGTCGGCGAATTGCGGCCGGCGGAGGGATCGATCGATCGTGGCGCGCTATCGCGCAACGATTTCGGCTATCTGCCGCAAGCGGCCGATATCAATCGCCGCTTTCCGATTTCCGTCGCCGACACCGTCATGCTCGGTGCGTGGAAAAATGCAGGCGCTTTTGGTCAGTTCTCCCGGAAAGATGCGAAGCGAGCGCACGAGGCGCTTGGCATCGTCGGCCTTTCCGGCTTCGAGAACAGGCATATCGGCGCGCTTTCGGCCGGGCAGTTCCAGCGTGTACTCTTCGCAAGGCTGCTGCTGCAGGATGCCCACGTCATTCTCCTGGATGAACCCTTCACCGCGATCGATCAGCGCACGACGCGCGATCTTCTCGACCTCGTGCTGCGATGGAACCGGGAAGGACGCACGGTCATCGCCGTGCTGCACGATTTCGAGCAGGTGCGAAGCTATTTCCCCGAAACGCTGCTGATCGCCCGCGAACTCGTGGGATGGGGCCGGACGGAGGATGTCATGAGCGCAACCAATCTCATCAAGGCGCGCGCCATGGCCGAGCGCTGGGATGAGGAGGCCGGGGCATGCCTACCGGAAGACGAGCATGACAA
- a CDS encoding type II toxin-antitoxin system ParD family antitoxin — protein sequence MNVSIGERWEKFVEKTVEEGRYSSASEVVREGLRLVEEREAKIAALRRTLEVSIARGGDISDEELGAALEAKAVELSAEGY from the coding sequence ATGAATGTTTCTATCGGTGAGCGCTGGGAAAAATTCGTTGAGAAAACGGTGGAAGAGGGCCGCTATAGCTCTGCCAGCGAAGTTGTTCGAGAAGGTCTCCGGCTCGTGGAGGAGCGTGAGGCGAAAATAGCAGCCTTGCGGCGCACTCTGGAGGTATCGATCGCTCGTGGCGGCGACATATCTGACGAGGAACTGGGGGCTGCTTTGGAAGCCAAGGCTGTGGAACTGTCAGCGGAAGGCTATTGA
- a CDS encoding type II toxin-antitoxin system RelE/ParE family toxin — translation MPRLRYTAAAQDSILDIFVFITRQSASQKLAVQFTGQLRRKCAHLAALPGQMGRLRPELGDDMRSFAFRGYVIFFRYIDDVFEVLNVLEGHRDFDAHFNEEE, via the coding sequence GTGCCCCGGCTTCGTTATACAGCCGCAGCGCAGGACAGCATTCTTGATATTTTCGTATTTATAACCCGGCAAAGCGCCAGCCAAAAACTTGCTGTGCAGTTTACCGGGCAGCTACGTCGCAAATGCGCGCATCTCGCGGCTTTGCCGGGTCAAATGGGTCGCCTGCGGCCAGAGCTCGGAGACGATATGCGCAGCTTTGCATTTCGCGGCTATGTGATCTTCTTCCGCTATATCGATGATGTTTTCGAGGTTTTGAATGTGCTCGAAGGGCATCGCGATTTCGATGCCCATTTCAACGAAGAAGAATAA
- a CDS encoding peroxiredoxin, which translates to MTIAIGDKLPAATFKEKTADGPVEISTEQLFAGKRVVLFAVPGAFTPTCSLNHLPGFLENRDTILGKGVDDIAVVAINDWHVMGAWAQSSGGMGKIHFLADWDGAFTKALGLDVDLSAGGLGIRSKRYSMLVEDGVVKTLNIEESPGQATVSGAAAMIEQL; encoded by the coding sequence ATGACCATCGCAATCGGCGACAAGCTGCCTGCCGCCACCTTCAAGGAAAAGACCGCCGACGGCCCGGTTGAGATCAGCACCGAGCAGCTGTTTGCCGGCAAGCGCGTCGTACTCTTCGCCGTGCCCGGCGCGTTTACGCCCACCTGCTCGCTCAATCACCTGCCGGGCTTTCTCGAAAACCGCGACACCATTCTCGGCAAGGGCGTCGATGACATCGCCGTCGTCGCGATCAACGACTGGCACGTCATGGGCGCCTGGGCGCAATCGTCCGGCGGTATGGGCAAGATCCATTTCCTCGCCGACTGGGACGGCGCCTTCACCAAGGCACTCGGTCTCGACGTCGACCTCTCAGCCGGTGGACTTGGTATCCGCTCCAAGCGTTATTCCATGCTGGTGGAAGACGGCGTGGTGAAGACGCTGAACATCGAAGAAAGCCCAGGCCAGGCAACGGTTTCGGGTGCTGCGGCGATGATCGAGCAGCTCTGA
- a CDS encoding protein-disulfide reductase DsbD domain-containing protein — translation MIEIKTTARLSALVATLLLTITTAHAATSDWVDNEGGRMRLIALAPDAEGHVRAALQIEPEPGWITYWREPGQGGIPPQVTPAPGSGVTVENTGYPTPKPISVGPIREIGYDAPVTFPLDLRVAGKAPANLDLTVFIGLCKDICIPFQADLSLPLPANEQPTSHELAVLDAAKAQLPQAPSPDFTVQSHRISADAKSLSLQLTLPEASGKAPDIYVTGPSGYVFFQQANAKRDGTTFSADIEIGKLPKNYDPKGKNWSILIVDGDRAMETTLALE, via the coding sequence ATGATTGAAATAAAGACCACCGCCCGCCTGTCGGCCCTCGTCGCCACTCTCCTGCTCACCATCACAACGGCCCATGCCGCAACGAGCGATTGGGTGGACAACGAGGGCGGCAGAATGCGCCTGATTGCCTTGGCTCCGGACGCCGAAGGGCACGTCCGCGCTGCCTTGCAGATCGAACCGGAACCGGGTTGGATCACCTATTGGCGCGAGCCGGGCCAGGGTGGAATTCCGCCGCAGGTGACGCCGGCGCCCGGCAGCGGCGTAACCGTGGAAAACACCGGCTATCCGACACCGAAGCCGATCAGCGTCGGTCCCATCAGGGAAATCGGTTACGATGCGCCCGTCACATTCCCGCTTGATCTTCGCGTCGCCGGCAAGGCACCGGCGAATCTCGATCTGACGGTCTTTATCGGTCTCTGCAAGGATATCTGCATTCCGTTCCAGGCCGACCTTTCGCTGCCGCTGCCGGCAAACGAACAGCCGACATCGCACGAGCTGGCGGTACTCGATGCCGCGAAGGCCCAGCTACCGCAGGCCCCCTCCCCGGATTTCACCGTCCAAAGCCATAGGATCTCCGCCGACGCCAAGAGCCTTTCGCTGCAGCTGACGCTGCCGGAAGCAAGCGGGAAGGCGCCAGACATCTATGTCACGGGTCCGTCGGGCTATGTGTTCTTTCAGCAAGCGAATGCAAAGCGGGACGGGACTACCTTCTCGGCTGATATAGAGATCGGCAAACTGCCGAAGAATTATGACCCGAAGGGCAAGAACTGGAGCATCCTTATCGTCGACGGCGATCGGGCGATGGAAACCACTCTTGCGCTCGAATAG
- a CDS encoding YqgE/AlgH family protein codes for MSLSTLKNRRERGFLDGQFLIAMPGMEDRNFHRTVVYICAHSDAGAMGFVINRAQKLTFTDVLLHLDMIKDDDAIVLPQMARDFPIQTGGPVESGRGFVLHSDDYISDSSIPVSDDISLTATLDIVRAISKGSGPKRATMLLGYAGWGAGQLEAEIGNNGWLNCPANEELIFDRSLENKYDRALALMGINPVMLSPHAGHS; via the coding sequence ATGTCCCTATCGACGCTGAAGAATAGACGCGAAAGAGGTTTTCTCGACGGTCAGTTCCTGATCGCCATGCCCGGCATGGAGGATCGGAACTTCCATCGGACTGTGGTTTATATCTGCGCCCATTCCGATGCCGGTGCCATGGGCTTCGTCATTAACCGAGCCCAGAAGCTGACATTCACCGACGTCCTTTTGCATCTCGATATGATCAAGGACGACGATGCCATCGTGCTTCCGCAGATGGCCCGCGATTTTCCGATCCAGACTGGCGGTCCGGTCGAAAGTGGTCGTGGCTTCGTCCTGCATTCCGATGACTACATCAGCGACAGCAGCATCCCGGTCAGCGATGATATCAGCCTGACGGCGACGCTCGATATCGTCAGGGCCATTTCCAAGGGGAGCGGCCCGAAGCGTGCTACGATGCTGCTCGGCTATGCCGGCTGGGGTGCCGGCCAGCTCGAAGCAGAGATCGGCAACAATGGCTGGCTGAATTGCCCCGCAAACGAAGAATTGATCTTCGATCGCAGCCTTGAGAACAAGTATGATCGTGCGTTGGCGCTCATGGGCATCAATCCGGTCATGCTGTCGCCGCATGCCGGCCATAGCTGA
- a CDS encoding CsbD family protein, with product MSSTTDKVSGKVNEMAGKAKQMAGKATNDKEMRAKGAAQEAKGKVQTAVGKAKDKVKGAVDRM from the coding sequence ATGAGCAGCACGACCGACAAGGTGTCCGGTAAGGTGAACGAAATGGCCGGCAAGGCCAAGCAGATGGCCGGCAAGGCAACCAATGACAAGGAAATGCGCGCCAAGGGCGCTGCCCAGGAAGCCAAGGGCAAGGTTCAAACAGCCGTTGGCAAGGCCAAGGATAAGGTCAAGGGCGCAGTCGACCGGATGTGA
- a CDS encoding putative zinc-binding metallopeptidase → MRLFTCDHCGQPVHFDNRQCVRCGHQLGFAADLMAIHALEPDESPHWHLVSEPTRHLRFCANAELDICNWLIDAEDQQPYCVACRHNRLVPNTDTEQGIDRWRRIGQAQRHLFYSLLRLNLPHPNRTEDQQGGLVFDFLEDEVQGGTVVPAMTGHEEGLIAIRAAEADDVTREQARTSMNEPYRTLLGHFRHETGHFIWNKLVRDRGQFDAFRAVFGDERADYGAALQAHYDNGPPANWQESFISAYASSHPWEDFAECFAHYLHIVDTLETARSFGLAIDPHRYHDMAAEVDFNPYKAESAERLVSAWIPLSVAINSIQRSMGQPDSYPFVLSPPVVAKLDYIRELIDSA, encoded by the coding sequence ATGCGGCTTTTCACCTGCGATCATTGCGGCCAGCCAGTGCATTTCGACAACAGGCAATGTGTCCGTTGCGGACATCAGCTCGGCTTCGCCGCGGATCTTATGGCGATCCATGCGCTGGAACCCGATGAGAGCCCGCATTGGCATCTGGTTTCCGAGCCAACCAGGCACCTGCGCTTCTGCGCCAATGCCGAGCTCGATATCTGCAACTGGCTCATCGATGCCGAGGATCAGCAGCCCTATTGCGTCGCATGCCGGCACAATCGCCTCGTGCCGAACACCGACACGGAGCAGGGCATAGATCGCTGGCGACGCATCGGCCAGGCGCAGCGGCATCTGTTCTATTCGCTTTTGCGCTTGAACCTGCCCCATCCTAACCGGACAGAGGACCAGCAAGGCGGGCTTGTATTCGACTTCCTTGAAGATGAAGTGCAAGGTGGCACCGTTGTCCCAGCCATGACTGGTCATGAGGAGGGGTTGATCGCCATCCGTGCCGCCGAGGCGGATGACGTGACACGCGAGCAGGCGCGGACCTCCATGAACGAGCCCTATCGCACCTTGCTCGGTCACTTCCGCCACGAGACCGGTCATTTCATCTGGAACAAGCTCGTCCGCGACCGCGGGCAGTTCGATGCCTTTCGCGCCGTCTTTGGCGACGAGCGCGCCGACTACGGCGCTGCCCTTCAAGCCCATTATGATAATGGTCCGCCAGCGAACTGGCAGGAAAGCTTCATCAGTGCCTATGCCAGCTCCCACCCCTGGGAGGATTTTGCAGAGTGCTTCGCGCACTATCTGCATATCGTCGATACGCTGGAAACGGCGCGCTCCTTCGGTCTGGCGATTGATCCCCATCGCTATCACGACATGGCGGCCGAGGTGGATTTCAATCCTTACAAGGCAGAGAGCGCCGAGCGGCTCGTCAGCGCATGGATCCCTTTGAGCGTGGCGATCAATTCCATCCAGCGCAGCATGGGGCAGCCGGACTCCTATCCCTTCGTCCTCTCGCCGCCGGTGGTCGCAAAGCTCGACTATATAAGGGAATTGATCGACAGCGCCTGA
- a CDS encoding EAL domain-containing protein: protein MTRRLSALIATLTATMMLLIAGMAHAAEPVKISRDDTALDLTATTEIYTNQGEAFQVSTAAGADGIRRRIEVRSSSPNHQGDWAVFALANVSEEQLERVIVAPHFRLVNSKVFWPDLGSQRIVAITPSEGFALDRQPSDEADVFRITLNPGAVVTFVAELSSPNLPQLYLWEPNAYKDTVNAFTLYRGIVLGIAGLLAVFLTILFVVKGTSMLPATAALAWAVLGYICVDFGFLGKLISITSSDQRVWRACAEVALASSLVIFLFTYLNLNRWHAHLGYVTLAWVLGLALLFGVAIYDPSIAAGIARLSLALTATAGLLLIIYLGFSRYDRAILLVPAWALILVWLFGAWMTVMGKLDNDIIQPALGGGLVLIVLLIGFTVMQHAFAGGAFQQGLFSDLERQSLALTGSGDTVWDWDVARDRVVTTPDISMKLGLSPGSMHGAARNWLPRLHPDDRDRFRATLDVLLEHRRGRLNHEFRIRAEDGHFHWLSIRARPVLGSNGEIIRCVGTIVDITEQKNSVERLLHDAVHDNLTGLPNRQVFLDRLQAVLTLASDGNQLRPTVMVIDIDRYKLVNDTLGFAAGDNILIALTRRLRRLMKPQDTLARLSGDQFGLILVSERDPAKVADFADAISKAIMVPINFANREIILTASVGLTSWVDQQENAAGMLSDAELAMYRAKRAGGNRVEPFQPAFRSFGTDRLQLETDLRRAVERKELSLVYQPIVRLEDAEIAGFEALMRWEHPKRGNIPPSEFIPIAEASDIIGPLGMFALEQATNDLKAWQRQTGDLPLFVSINLSSVQLLNNELYDDIRALLAKTHCDPGRIKLELTESQVMENPEQARLVLDKLRDAGIGLALDDFGTGYSSLAYLTRFPFDTIKLDKAMVRDDSDKKAVLLRSVISMARELNMRVVAEGIESEEDALELAKIGCSYGQSFIFGPPMGSDSVIRLLKERFPLTKRA from the coding sequence ATGACCCGGCGGCTATCCGCGCTGATCGCAACGCTCACGGCCACCATGATGCTGTTGATCGCCGGAATGGCGCACGCAGCCGAGCCCGTGAAGATTTCGCGCGACGATACCGCGCTCGACCTGACGGCGACGACGGAAATCTACACCAATCAGGGCGAGGCCTTTCAGGTTTCGACCGCCGCCGGCGCGGATGGCATCCGCCGCCGCATCGAGGTTCGCTCTTCCTCTCCGAACCATCAGGGTGACTGGGCGGTTTTCGCGCTCGCCAACGTCTCCGAGGAACAGCTGGAGCGCGTCATCGTCGCCCCGCATTTCCGCCTCGTGAATTCGAAGGTCTTCTGGCCCGATCTTGGCTCGCAGCGCATCGTCGCGATCACGCCGAGCGAAGGTTTCGCGCTCGATCGTCAGCCGAGCGACGAGGCAGACGTCTTCCGCATCACGCTGAATCCCGGCGCCGTCGTCACCTTCGTTGCCGAGCTTTCGTCACCGAACCTGCCGCAGCTCTATCTCTGGGAACCCAACGCCTACAAGGATACGGTCAACGCCTTCACGCTCTATCGCGGCATCGTGCTTGGCATTGCCGGTCTGCTGGCGGTGTTCCTGACCATCCTTTTCGTGGTCAAGGGCACCTCGATGCTGCCGGCGACGGCGGCACTCGCCTGGGCGGTGCTCGGCTATATCTGCGTCGATTTCGGCTTCCTCGGCAAGCTCATCAGCATAACCTCAAGCGATCAGCGAGTATGGCGCGCCTGTGCGGAGGTGGCGCTCGCGTCGAGTTTGGTGATCTTCCTGTTCACCTATCTCAACCTCAATCGCTGGCATGCCCATCTCGGCTATGTCACGCTTGCCTGGGTGCTCGGCCTGGCGCTGCTCTTCGGCGTGGCGATCTACGATCCGTCGATCGCGGCTGGCATTGCGCGACTGTCGCTGGCGCTGACGGCCACAGCGGGCCTGCTGCTCATCATCTATCTCGGCTTCAGCCGGTATGACCGTGCCATCCTGCTCGTGCCCGCCTGGGCGCTGATCCTCGTCTGGCTGTTCGGGGCCTGGATGACGGTCATGGGCAAGCTCGACAACGACATCATCCAGCCGGCGCTCGGCGGCGGCCTCGTGCTCATCGTCCTGCTGATCGGCTTCACGGTCATGCAGCACGCCTTTGCCGGCGGTGCCTTCCAGCAGGGCCTGTTCTCGGATCTGGAGCGGCAGTCCCTGGCGCTGACAGGCTCCGGCGACACTGTCTGGGACTGGGACGTAGCACGCGACCGTGTGGTGACGACGCCTGATATTTCGATGAAGCTCGGCCTTTCGCCCGGCAGCATGCATGGGGCTGCTCGCAACTGGCTGCCGCGGCTGCATCCCGACGATCGTGACCGCTTCCGCGCAACGCTCGACGTGCTCCTGGAGCATCGGCGCGGCCGGCTGAACCATGAATTCCGCATTCGCGCGGAAGACGGCCATTTCCACTGGCTATCGATCCGCGCCCGGCCGGTGCTCGGCTCCAATGGCGAGATCATTCGCTGCGTCGGCACGATCGTCGACATCACCGAGCAGAAGAATTCGGTCGAACGGCTGCTGCACGACGCCGTCCATGACAATCTCACCGGATTGCCGAACCGCCAGGTCTTTCTCGATCGCCTGCAGGCCGTTCTGACGCTGGCTTCCGACGGAAATCAATTGCGGCCGACGGTGATGGTCATCGACATCGACCGCTACAAGCTCGTCAACGATACGCTTGGCTTCGCGGCGGGTGACAATATTCTCATCGCGCTGACCCGGCGCCTTCGCCGCCTGATGAAGCCGCAGGATACGCTGGCGCGTCTTTCGGGCGACCAGTTCGGCCTTATCCTCGTCTCCGAGCGCGATCCCGCCAAAGTCGCGGACTTTGCCGATGCGATCAGCAAGGCGATCATGGTGCCAATCAATTTCGCTAATCGCGAGATCATTCTGACGGCTTCAGTCGGCCTGACGTCGTGGGTCGACCAGCAGGAAAATGCAGCCGGCATGCTGAGCGATGCGGAACTTGCCATGTACCGCGCCAAGCGCGCCGGCGGCAATCGCGTCGAGCCCTTCCAGCCGGCGTTCCGCAGCTTCGGCACCGACCGGCTGCAGCTCGAAACCGATCTGCGCCGCGCCGTCGAACGCAAGGAACTCTCGCTCGTCTATCAGCCGATCGTTCGGCTTGAGGATGCAGAGATTGCAGGCTTTGAGGCGCTGATGCGCTGGGAGCATCCAAAACGTGGCAATATTCCGCCATCGGAATTCATCCCGATTGCAGAGGCCTCCGATATCATCGGTCCACTTGGCATGTTTGCGCTGGAGCAAGCGACGAACGATCTGAAGGCATGGCAACGACAGACCGGCGACCTGCCGCTGTTCGTCTCCATCAATCTTTCCAGCGTGCAGTTGCTCAACAACGAGCTTTATGACGATATCCGCGCCCTGCTCGCCAAGACCCATTGCGACCCGGGCCGCATCAAGCTGGAGCTGACGGAATCGCAGGTGATGGAGAATCCGGAACAGGCACGCCTCGTACTCGACAAGCTGCGAGATGCCGGCATCGGTCTGGCGCTCGATGATTTCGGTACCGGCTATTCGTCGCTCGCCTATCTCACCCGCTTCCCCTTCGACACGATCAAGCTCGACAAGGCCATGGTCCGCGACGACAGCGACAAGAAGGCCGTTCTGCTGCGCTCGGTCATCTCCATGGCGCGCGAACTCAATATGCGCGTCGTCGCCGAGGGCATCGAGTCGGAAGAGGACGCCCTGGAGCTCGCCAAGATCGGCTGCAGCTACGGGCAAAGCTTCATCTTCGGGCCGCCGATGGGATCAGATTCGGTGATACGTCTGCTGAAGGAACGCTTTCCGTTGACGAAGCGCGCCTGA
- a CDS encoding GNAT family protein, translated as MQKSVFRFLSRHPDAVELENDTYLLRLPRYSDFNQWHKLRAESRRFLEPWEPTWRHDELTEGAYRARIIRGKQEYSSGQAIPLFIFLRENMTLVGGITIGYIRRGAAQSCMIGYWMGERYSGQGHMFAALQLVIPYIFSGLELHRIEAACIPDNERSMRLLEKAGFQREGHLRGYLKINGQWRDHVMFSRLASDTNLNRSLDQR; from the coding sequence ATGCAAAAATCTGTCTTTCGGTTTCTCTCACGTCATCCGGACGCGGTTGAACTCGAAAACGACACATATTTGCTGCGCCTGCCGCGCTATTCCGATTTCAATCAGTGGCACAAGCTTCGGGCGGAGAGCCGCCGTTTTCTTGAACCATGGGAACCGACCTGGCGGCATGATGAGCTGACAGAAGGCGCCTATCGGGCGCGCATCATTCGCGGAAAACAGGAATACAGCTCCGGCCAGGCCATACCGCTCTTCATTTTTCTCAGGGAAAACATGACGCTGGTTGGCGGCATCACGATCGGCTATATTCGCCGAGGTGCTGCACAGAGCTGCATGATCGGATATTGGATGGGCGAACGCTATTCCGGTCAGGGCCACATGTTCGCCGCACTTCAGTTGGTTATACCCTATATCTTTTCCGGACTTGAGTTGCACCGAATTGAAGCAGCCTGTATTCCGGATAACGAGCGTAGCATGCGGCTTTTGGAAAAAGCCGGTTTCCAGCGGGAAGGTCATTTGCGCGGTTATCTTAAAATCAACGGTCAGTGGCGCGACCATGTGATGTTTTCAAGGTTGGCATCAGATACCAACCTGAACCGAAGCTTAGACCAGCGATGA
- a CDS encoding pitrilysin family protein, which translates to MTVECTRLASGLTVATQSMPHLESVALGVWIKSGSRNETEAEHGIAHLLEHMAFKGTARRSAREIAEEIENVGGEVNAATSTETTSYYARVLKDHVPLAVDILADILTESAFDDEELAREKQVILQEINAANDTPDDVVFDKFSEVAYRGQTLGRAILGTPETVLSFSPEQIRHYLSRNYTTDRMFVVAAGAVDHESFVRQVEERFSSLPTKPSAPPVIEPARYIGGNIRETRDLMDAQILLGFEGRAYHTRDFYCSQILANILGGGMSSRLFQEVREFRGLCYSVYAFHWGFSDTGIFGIHAATGGENLPELLPVIVDELHKSSHDIQQQEIERARAQIRAQLLMGQESPAARAGQVARQMMLYGRPIPNQEMLERLEGITIERLTDLAGRLFFDTVPTLSAIGPLEQLAPMEDIVTSLSSPAPASKSASG; encoded by the coding sequence ATGACAGTGGAGTGCACCCGGCTAGCGTCCGGGCTGACAGTAGCGACCCAATCGATGCCACACCTCGAAAGCGTGGCACTCGGCGTTTGGATCAAGTCGGGTTCGCGTAACGAGACCGAAGCAGAACACGGCATCGCCCATCTGCTCGAGCATATGGCGTTTAAGGGCACGGCGCGGCGCAGCGCCCGGGAGATCGCCGAGGAAATCGAGAATGTTGGCGGCGAAGTCAACGCAGCCACCTCGACCGAAACCACCTCCTATTATGCCCGTGTGCTGAAGGACCACGTGCCGCTCGCCGTCGATATCCTGGCCGATATCCTGACGGAATCCGCCTTCGACGACGAAGAGCTGGCGCGCGAAAAGCAGGTCATCCTGCAGGAAATCAATGCCGCGAACGACACGCCCGACGATGTTGTCTTCGACAAGTTTTCCGAAGTCGCCTATCGCGGCCAGACGCTCGGCCGCGCCATTCTCGGCACGCCGGAAACCGTTCTCTCCTTCTCGCCGGAACAGATCCGCCATTATCTCAGCCGCAACTATACGACCGACCGCATGTTCGTCGTGGCGGCCGGTGCAGTCGATCATGAAAGCTTCGTGCGGCAGGTCGAGGAGCGCTTCTCCAGCCTGCCGACCAAACCGTCCGCTCCGCCCGTTATCGAGCCTGCCCGCTACATCGGCGGCAACATTCGCGAAACGCGCGACCTGATGGACGCGCAGATCCTGCTCGGCTTCGAAGGCCGCGCCTATCACACGCGCGATTTCTACTGCTCGCAGATTCTCGCCAACATCCTCGGCGGTGGCATGTCCTCGCGCCTGTTCCAGGAAGTGCGCGAGTTCCGCGGCCTCTGTTATTCGGTTTACGCTTTCCATTGGGGCTTCTCCGACACCGGCATTTTCGGCATCCATGCCGCAACCGGTGGCGAGAACCTGCCGGAGCTGCTGCCCGTCATCGTCGACGAGTTGCACAAGTCGTCGCATGACATCCAGCAGCAGGAAATCGAGCGCGCCCGGGCGCAGATTCGCGCACAGCTGCTGATGGGTCAGGAAAGCCCGGCTGCTCGCGCCGGACAGGTCGCGCGTCAGATGATGCTTTATGGCCGCCCCATTCCGAACCAGGAGATGCTGGAGCGCCTGGAAGGCATCACGATCGAGCGCCTGACGGATCTTGCCGGCCGGCTGTTCTTCGATACAGTACCGACGCTTTCGGCGATCGGACCGCTGGAGCAGCTCGCGCCGATGGAAGACATCGTCACCTCGCTGTCGTCGCCGGCACCTGCTTCCAAAAGCGCAAGCGGCTAA